The genomic window GCCAGTCTCCCTCCTACATTCAGCCTAGAGCCCCCAGGCCAGTTGAGAGAGTCAGGGACAACAGCATAGGACAAACCAGAGACCGTGTCCACCCTGGGCTTTGTTGTGATGCAGTTACTGAGGGTCTGAGGCCGCCAGATGCTGGAGAAACCAATCACCTTGTGCCAGCACTCATTAAAGAGACCTAGAAGAGAAGAGACATCCACTGAGTGGTGGGGAGGGCACTCTTGCCGCACCTCCCTTCCTAGGGACAGGGTGCAGGTTGGGGGCTCAGACACTGAACAAAGAGCCCTGGGCCTGTGACTGCAAGCGGGACATTCTGAATCTGGAGAACCCtcagggagaagagagggaagaaaatgaagtaaaatgaaaCCCATGTAAAATTTCTGTGCAGTGCTACTGAACCAccctcttctgcctcctcccaccAGACTCGGCCAGGGGGAAGAGGGGACCGTCAGCTGAGTTGGGGGCCCGATGTGATCAGTTTTATAGGACCAGGTGAGGTGGGACGAGGAGGGGTTTCTTGGGGAACTAGATCAGAGACAAGCCAGGAGGAATAGGAGGATTggggagatggaggagggagccagcacctcctccttctcttctagAACCTCACCTTTCAAGCAGCACCATACCATACATCCGATTAGGACAGCGGTGATTACAAGTCCAATTACAATTATTGCAATCATCAGCCTTGAAGGAGGGcctgaggagggagagggagtaaTGGGTAGTCTCTGGCTCATGGTTGCTCTCCAGGAACTGGAGCCTCCCCATGGGCCGGGGTACCTGATTCTTGGTCCACACAATTGATGTTGCTCCAGGGGGTACAGTCCATAACCATGATCTTCCCATCAGGGCACCTGGGTACAGACACAGGAGGACCCATCAGGGACAGCTGGCTGGATGAGGAGAAAGAGGGGGCAGCCTCCCGTCCTGGGTCCCCTGACAAGACAGTGGAGGGGAGACAGGCTCTTGCTGTCTGCAGGGGAGGGTCCCCTTACTCCCCCTCCCTGGGCGGGAAAAGGATCCAGGATTGTGTACTGCGGCCCCCAGGCTCCTACTGAGTGTTCAGAGCTGTCCTTCAGGAGCTGGGCTTCCTCTGCAAGGCCcgcctggcctccctgggctGCACGGGAAGCTCTGTGAGGGGCAAGGGGGGGCCTCGTCCAGGTCAAGGGTCAGAAGGGTGTGGGCACAAGTTTGACTCATCCTCCAGTCAAAGTTGAATATGAGGCCCTCTCATCCACCTGTTGACTCTTCCTACCAATCTCAGCCAACACTGGAGCATCAGAGGATAGTGAATTACTATTGGCCCCCGAGTCCCCGAAGAGGAAAGATTCAGGTGCTACTGGGGAACAAGGGGCTGGGTGTGAGGCCTGTCAAGTTGGCTCCGGTTTTATAGGAACCTTGAAGGAGCACACACATGGCCTCCTCATGACTTCTGTCTGCTGTCAGCACTTCGGTCTTTCTAGGCCCCTCCCGAGGAGACGTGGGAAGGGGCCACTGGGAAAGCCATGCAGGACAAACAGTGGTGGTAGGGAGCACTGCTGCAGGCTCAGGAAACCCCACAGGCACAACgagctctgggaggtgggaggggcttcaCGGAAGCAGGAGACAGAAGTGGGTACAAggaaactggggtctcctgtgggTTGGAAGCCCCCCTAGGCTCCTGTGTCTCACCCGGTGCTGCATTTTTGACAGAATTCAGGTGCATCTTCTCCACGGAAAGTGCCAGGTTTGCACTGACACTCAGTGTCCTTGGTTGGGGTGCAgcgatttttttcttcttctcctagAGACCAAAGATAAGGTTTTGAGAGTGTGTTTCCCTCATATGTCTCTCAACccttcttcacaacccagatctCCATCCACTCAGTTCAAGAAGTAATTCGGAGGGCTtgctgggtggtccagtggttaagaatccgcctgtcaaagcaggggacacaggttccatccctggtctgggaagattccatatgttgcggggcagctaagcccgtgtgccacaactactgatcctgtgctctagggcctgtgcACCACGATGAAAAGCAACAAGGAGTAGCccccctcaccacaactagagaaagcccttgttcCACAACAAAGacacagaacagccaaaaataaatgaattaatctttttttaagtaattttgtgGTCATTTTCTGTGGCAACACACATAGACCATCCATAGAACAGCCACTGTTCAGGCGTCACCAATAGAGGCATAAAAGGGACTGTGCATCATTACGGATTGCATCAGGGTTGGGAAGAGAAATGAGAGAGCCCAGAAAGAAGTGGGCTGGGGTGAGGTGTAATCTGAGACGCTGTAGGATGGACAGGAACCCTTGGATGATGTCTCAATGGGTGATGCCCTGCCGGAGAGGCAGAGGGACCTCAGGtcatgaaggctgagagaggctgAGACCCCAGAGCAGAGGGCATGGCGCCCGCAGGAGCCTGGCCCAGGATCAGACACATGACACAGCTCaaacccagccctgccccactcCCCCAGGCCTTCTGCACTGTTACCATCCAGCTCCCTCCATCAAGGGACAGGTTATTCTCCTCTTTCCAGCTGTGTTCTGAAAGACTTCCCTACCAGTTGGCATGCGTTATGCAAATAacttctgttttcattattttactgACCTAAGACAAGATGAAAACCTAGCTGGGCTGGAAATCAGATCTCTGACTCCTCGTCCCATTTAATCCCATCTCATCACCCAGCACTCTAACTGCAGGCGTGGGGGACCACAGGTTCTGTACCTGATTTGCAAGTCGTGCAAAGTAAGCAAGAAGGGAGGGTGTTTGAATGATTGGTGTAGTCTATCCCATCTGTGCATGGGGCACAACCTCTAATGGCTTCTTCCATATAGAATcctgggaaggaagggaaaagctgGTGAGTAAATCCCCGCAGGATACCCTGAGGCTGCCAGTGTGGCTGGGGAGGCCTCTTTTGGCCGTCTGTGGAATCCACAAGGGGAACTCTTCTCAACCGGGCTTTCATCTTTTGATTCTTCATCTAACACATACCCTAGACCAGTACTGCCAACAGAAATATATTACAAGCCACGTATCCAAGTCACATTCATAGCTGGCACattaaacagtaaaaagaaaggtcaggggcttccctggtggctcagtggtaaagaatctgtctgcctatgcagaatacatgggttggatccctggtctgggaagatcccacaggctgcagagcacctaagcccacgtgtcacaaatactgagcctgtccTCCACAGctcgggagccacaactactgagcacacaggctGCAACTACTGCAGCCCGTGcacccgagagcctgtgctctgcaacaggagaagccccctAGGGAGAAGCTCAAGTACCGCAACTGGAGAGCTGGCCCccctctccacaactagagagagcccatgcagcaacacAGCCTcaggcacagccagaaataaacacacagacatgAAGACAAGGGTTGGAGACCAGTCCTAGAATCTACCTGGTGGACATAACTTCTGCTGGGGGCTCCGTTCCAGTGGGGCTGATGACTGCTGGTGAATTTCATCCTTCCTtacagacatggctgaagcagcTTTGACCTATGGGGACAAAGCAGGGACAGGCATGAGTGGCTTCCACACTCTCACCCCTTCTAGGACCCACCCCACATTTCCTTGACCACTACCTGCAAAATGAAACACAACTGGGATCTTTCTTCCCAGCTCTAAACTCTCATTCATGTTTGTTCTTTGGCCTTTTGTGCCAGCAAGTAACTTACACTTAAGTTTTTCCCCCTGTATTCCTTCctcttaaaatatgtttattccaGAAAGTATGTGCTCAgatacgtccaactctttgcaaccccatggactgtagcccgtcaggctcctctgtccatgggattctcccagcaggaattttggagtgagctgccatttcctcctccaggggatcttcccgacccagggatcaaaattcagtctcttgcatctcctgtgttggcaggctggttctttactactagtaccacctgggaagcccagaaagtatgggcaaggaaaatttttttataaGAGAATACAGAAACCATAGAGATCCCCTGGATTAGAGAAAACATCCATTATTTTGTGTCTTGACTTCCTCTATTTGACCGTATGTGTGAATACGCTCaggctctctctttctttctcacatgtgcgtgcacacatacacatacattttcaCAAATGAGGGTTCTGTCATGCATACAATTTTTCATAATCAGGATATAGAATCACATACTGAGTAATGGACTTGTGGCTTTAATCCAACACGCGGTCCCCAAAAGGAAGCGGTCAGTGTTCCACAAAATACCAGAATCacatggagaaagaagaaatagcaaTACAGGGTTTTTAGCCAAGTCTCTGtgctaaaatggagaaggcaatggcaccccactccagtactcctgcctggaaaatcccatggatggaggagcctggtgggctgcagtccagggggtcgctaacagtcagacacgactgagcaacttcactttcacttttcgctttcatgcattggagaaggaaatggcaacccactccagtgttcttgcctggagaaccctaggcacgggggagtctggtgggctgccgtctatggggtcgcacagagtcggacacgactgaagcgacttagcagcagcagttagcagCTGTGCTAAAAATGACACAATGGGGCCAGTCTGAAATCACTGAAGTCTGAGGCTTCCACCAGGATTAATGTGTTGATGATAGTGTTCTGATGTTCAGGGTTGTATTGTCATTTGGGAGGAGACTGTCCTCATTTGTGGGAAATATACATTCAAGTGTCCAGTCATGGGATCTGTCATGTCAGCAGCTATGTTTCAGATGATACAGGAAACAAAGGGTTTTGTATAGTTTTGTAACTTTAATCTGGGAGTGATTTAAAGTAGAAAGTgacatgaagaggaaaaaaagaaagaaaaacaaagttaaagtGGAAACAGCTTATGTTGAGCCCAGTTCAACTGCCTGGATCTAAACAAGATAAAATGCCACCTGTTAAGTATTTGCGGACAGCTAAGCTCATATGTGTCCCTAATCATCCCTTCCCCAGTCCGGGCCTCCTCCGAGTCACCCCAAATTGGTGGACTCTCCTTTCCCTGCCCTCACAATCCTatgccttcctttcttccctggtTCTCCTCTCACAGACTCTCTCCCTCAATGTTTTGCTACGAACAGTTTCAAACATCCAACAAAGTTGTAACATTCATTCACTAAACTCTTATATGCTCACCACCTAAGTTCTGTAACCTAGGTGTATcacatatttctttctctatcCATCCCCTCTGTCCATTCTCCTAAGTGTCTCATTTTTATGATGAAATTCATATCTGCAACTCTTAATACATTGGCATTACGTCAGTAACTCAAGCTCAGTATTTCTTTACAGTTTACTTTAATGTTAAGATTTCCAAAGAAAGACGTGcacaatcttaagggaaatccaAACCCTCTATCTAGATCATGGAAATTAGCTTGCTTCAAAACATTCCCTCATGCCCCTTCCTCAGTTATCCTAATCTCTAATGTGACTCCAAGAGGGAGTAGCCTTCATCATATGGAGGAAGGTCCCTTCTACCCTGATAAAATGAGACTTTTTTctgacagtaaagactctgcctgcaacgcaggagacccaggttcaatccctgtgtcaggaagatgtcctggagaagggaatggcaatccactccagtattcttgcctagagaattccatggacagaggagcctggcaggctacagtccatggggtttcagattgttgggacacgattgagcaactaacactttcccctTTTCATTACAGGAGGTTAAGTGTcagttcaaattctttttctgcatctgttaagcTGTTCATATAGCTTTTCTCCTTTAcactggtttgtgtgtgtgtgtgtgtgtgttacatttttaattagaggatagttACTTtatgtgatggtttctgccatagttTTTAAAGATCTAGAATTTGGTTAACTATTTGCTTTGTAAAGGAATTTTGCCTCCGCTTTTAGGAAGggtatttaaaagtattttttcttcttttcaaatgtttccGTTAGGTTTAGGTATTAGGGTTATGTTGGCCTTAGAAGAACTAGTGAAGAACTCCTGTTGTCTGAAAGAATTTGTGTCAAGATTTGTGTTAGTTCTTTTCTGGTCTGAATTTTTGTGCCCTCCCCTATGTCCTAACGTGGGGGTCTCCTGGTTATCCACTCCCAGTCTCAGCAATCTCATGGATCCTTGAAACACTCTACTGGAATGGAAGAATCAAAACCATGACACTATGGTGCCCCATCTTTACTTCTTAGAGTGGGAAAGTGTTAAAGTTCAGTGTGCAAGTGCGTGcgtgcgttagtcgctcagtcgtctccgactctttgcgatcccatggactgtagcccgccaggcttctgtccgtggaattctccaggcaagagtactggagtggattgccatccccttctccacaggaacttcccaacccagggatcgaaccctggtctcctgcatcacaggcagatcctttaccgtttGAGCTCAGTGTGCAAGGGTGCAGGGAAATAGGGCACCCTTGTGGACTCCTGGTGTGAGTTAAAATGGTCCAGTCTTCTTTGGGAGAACAGTTTGTCATTATCTAGGCAAAAGCGTAAAATCATCTAACCcactgacccagcaattccacttctaaggaGTTACCCAACAGACAATGCACATGGCTACACTGGATACTTGCCAGGCACCCAGACCCATTCATCACGTGTGTTCAACATGAGTCCTACCTATTACAAACCGATACTTTAAAAACGAATTCTATACTTCCTGTGAATACAAAATGCTATTTCTTTCCAGATTTTTGGTACTAATTTGGTCAATGAAAGATGTGTATTTTCACGATTCCTGTAACTTTGTTAgaccctcaattttttttttatttgacccTCTAAGCAGCTTTGAAAAGAGCCTCAAACAATGCAAGAAGGCGGTGCCAAGTGTGCACATTTTTCCCCACGGTGAGTTTCTTAAAAATGCACactcagggacggggaagcctggtgggctgccgtctatggggtcgcacagagttggacatcagtgaagcgacttagcagcagcagcagtgctgaaaCACATCCAGAGCCTCCAACTCCCGTCTGAAAGAAAGTGGTGAGAATCTGACCCAAGCTGAGTTGATTGGTGGTTTCTATTCATAAAGCGCAAGGAGCTGGAAGCAATTTTGAAGTTGTTCTCctttcagagaaaaggaaatgtaagGGTGCTTAAGGCAGTGGTGGGGGAAGATGGAGCCTACACTTAGTGATTTACAAAGGACACGTTTTAGAAGATACATGCAGTGCAAAAtagcaagagagagaaaagagtgagGAGGGTATgcagagggaaaagggaaaggaaaggaaagaaatgagatcTGATGCTCCCAGGGCCTGGGGCCAATCCAGAGGTCAGGCTCTCCAAGGAGCCAGATCTTCCAGGCAGCAAGTAGACGCCAGGGATCTGAACTCCTCTCGGGCCCCCCACCAACACGCCGCGAATTGGACTTGCCCAGGCGGGTCCTGCAGGGATTTGCCCAGCCAGGCGCGCCCGGGCCTTTTCCGGGCCACCAAGAGCGCCTTTTGGAGCCAGGACTCGCGGCGGGAACTCACCAACAGCAAGACACCCAAGACGGTGAAGATGAGAGCCCAGGGGCCCCGGAGTCGAGGCCTGGGGCCCTGGGTGCAACCTGCCCGGGAGCTCGAGGAGGCTGCTGCTCTCTGTCCCTGCTGCCCGGTGCGGTCGGGGAGCGTTCGCTGTCCAGGTTGCCGCGGGGTGACAGCCTCCAGAGCCATCAGAAATGAAAGTGTGTTTTGTGGGGCGCGCGATCACCCCTGCGAGGTGCGCAGAGCGGAGCTCAGCTGTTTAGCTTAGCCTACCTCTACTTGGGATTGCGCCACCCGCGGTAGAGAATGAGCCAGTGCTTGCTGATATAATCATTACCACTTCCAGCCAATCACGCGTGGCTCAGGAGAGGAGCCCGGGCTTTACCAAAAGGGGAATTTCCGCCAGCGAACTGCGTGTGACACGGTTTTTCATTCAGCGCTAGGCAGGTCTGTGCCTTCGTTCCAGGCAGGTCCTAATGCCCCACGGgttgagaaaatgaatgaatcaccTGTCTTCTAACTACTGCCTTCTGCCCACTCCCAGCTTCTgctcctccccgccccgcccttcATTGACCAGGGCCCCAAGGAGGCCAGAGAACATGGACAGCCAAGAAGGAGATCCAAGAGGTGCCCTGTACTGTACTGTAGGGGAGTGATGGGTCAACTAAGAAATCTTGAATTGTTAGAAAAATGAGGAGGTTGCAGGACTCATTGCACTTTCTGAGATTTAAGTACTTAGGAAATGAGACAGACCTGGTGAACCTTTTTGCCCTGGGCCTATATCATATAAATAGTGTTAATAATCACTTTACTATAGAATtacaaataagtatttatttaaaggcaaagaattgttgtttagttgctaagtcatggcgaactcttttgcaagcccatggactgtggcccgccaggctcctctgtctatgggatttcccatgtaagaatactggagtgggttgccattcccttctccaggggatcttcccgacccaaagatggaactcaagtctcctgcgttggcaaatggattctttaccactgagtcaccagggaagctcccaaagGCAAACGATACACACCATATTTTCCTGTTGTGAACTCTACTTTTCAAAGATCTGAAGTATCATTAGCACCGGTTTCTAAgtttacttttttcacttttattttataaacctgAAGTTCTACCCAACAGAACATTTTGGAGTCTGGTGAATAACTCCCCGCCCCAATATAAGTGGCATCCAGGAGAAAGAAGGTGGCCTGGCTGTGACTATGTAGTTGAAACACTTTATTTGCAGATGAATACATCCACCAAGTCCTATTTTTTATGTTCACAACTCTGAATGTCTCTGATTTCACAAACTGGGGTCACCATTCACATTGAGGCAATGCAGCACTTCCTATCATCAGGCTCAGAGAAGGGTCCAAATCACCCTGGACTGTCCCATCTCCCTAGTTTGCCAGGATCAACAAGTTACCaaatcaggatttccctggtgctttagtggttaataatctgcctttcaatgcagggatctcaggtttgatccctgagagggggaactaagatcccacatgcctcaagctACTGAGCTGGCACACCCCCAGCTACTGAGTCCTgccctccacaactagagagtgcaTGCACTACAAGGAAAGAAACCCACAGGATGGAAGGAAGATCCCCCTGCTGAAACAAAGACCCAAGGCAGACAAATCAATAAATACtggcttttaaataaaatctatttttaaaaaggtaccaTAGTGCCTTTGATGGTACCTAAAAAGGTAGCATTCACTCCTCAGGGTTCCCAGTATCTTTTTCTACTCTTCCTCTCACCTCCCAGAGGGTCTCTGATATGTGTGGGCTCTCCCCACGGACTCCATACTTCTGCTGTTCCTGAGCCCAAGTCTGTCCCCCATACTTCACTGGTGCTGGGCCCTCTATCCTACGAGGGTATGAGTGCTTATGACAGCAAGGCAAGTacaaattgtttgtttttttttttaaaaagtttccatcAAAGTCTGTTACAGCACCTTTCACATTTAGTCATGcaacataaaaagagaaaggaaccctTATTATGAAAACCTCTTCCACTGAAAGGAATAATCTACTCTCAGATGAGCCTGGTTCCAAAAGGAGTTAAATCCCTCTCTGCCTTTGCTTTCTGGACAGGAAGCGCCACAGGCCTGCTTCCTGTCAGAATGTTGCAGACTGGAAACAAGGGTTTCTGTCTTGGGCTGCCCGGCAGCCCTGGGAGGTGTTCTCGAAGTTGCCCCctcagaagcctggtgggggcccagggtggggaagagctTTCGTATGTGTTGTTTGTCACAGCAGTGCCCGGCAGCCAGACCCTGtattggattttgtttttctttttttaaattgtggaccAGAATACCAACATGTCCACTAAGAGCTCTGAATTCTGATCATCCAGAGTCAATAAATCCGTGTGACTTGAGGaaagtttggggttttgtttgtttggaaaaaaatttttaattaattaattcatttctggctgtgccaggtcttcattgctgcgcactggctgttctctagttgcggagagcaggggctactctctggtccTGGTGGGCGGGCTTCTTATTgccctggcttctcttgttgtggagtacaggctgTAGAGcccaggcttcagaagttgtggtgcaggagcttagttgccccgaagcatatggaatcttctcaGAGCAGGGATCAATCCCTGTCCCTGCTTTGCCAAGCagactcttaacccctggaccaccagggaagtcggagaaaggtgtttgtttgtttgtttgtttgtttcattttatttttggctgccttatggcatgtgggaacttagttccctgaccagggagcaaacttgtgcccctgcagtggaagcacagagtcctaaccactggaccaccggggaatccccgtgttttgttttgtttttaacttaaaaatttaaaaaaaggtacaTTTTGTCCCTTGACCCCTGAGGCCTGAGGCAGGTCTTTTGTTAACAGTCCAACTAGGGGAGGGGGGAGTCTACGCTGGTCCTGGGGAGGGGAGCTGCCAGAGAGAACCCAAGGCAGATTGGATGCAACTGATGACTTGGGCTGGTGGAGGTCCTGTGTACCCCCAGCCTCATCACCTACCATGACACTGAGAACCAAGAGGAAGCAAGAGACATTTTAACCAGCCCCGCAAAACCCTCCCCAGTCCCTGTGCTAAAGCCTGCAGTCATACACTCTCTTGAGTCTGTTAACTCTCAGTTTACATccagtccttttttcttttctttttgccttttcatcctcttcacccatttctcccaccccaccctgctgccTCCTACTTCTGGCAGCTATCAGTTTTTTCCTGTATCTctgagcttgtttttttttaagatctcacATATAATAGAGATTATATTGTAGTTGCTTTCTCTgtcctgtttatttcacttagcataatgccctcaaggcccatccatgttgtcacagatgtgtcttcttcaatgtcttcttttcaatatgcatATCTTTTACCTCCATGGTTAAATCTATTCctagaaattttattctttttgatgcaattgtaaatgacattatttccttaatttctctttctgctggtttattattaatataaagaaatacaatgGTTTTTTTatgctgatt from Bos indicus x Bos taurus breed Angus x Brahman F1 hybrid chromosome 8, Bos_hybrid_MaternalHap_v2.0, whole genome shotgun sequence includes these protein-coding regions:
- the LOC113897298 gene encoding tumor necrosis factor receptor superfamily member 10A-like isoform X8; the protein is MALEAVTPRQPGQRTLPDRTGQQGQRAAASSSSRAGCTQGPRPRLRGPWALIFTVLGVLLLVKAASAMSVRKDEIHQQSSAPLERSPQQKLCPPGFYMEEAIRGCAPCTDGIDYTNHSNTLPSCLLCTTCKSGEEEKNRCTPTKDTECQCKPGTFRGEDAPEFCQKCSTGCPDGKIMVMDCTPWSNINCVDQESGPPSRLMIAIIVIGLVITAVLIGCMVWCCLKGLFNECWHKVIGFSSIWRPQTLSNCITTKPRVDTVSGKEADRRQRPVPRCSKQTAC
- the LOC113897298 gene encoding tumor necrosis factor receptor superfamily member 10A-like isoform X1, translated to MALEAVTPRQPGQRTLPDRTGQQGQRAAASSSSRAGCTQGPRPRLRGPWALIFTVLGVLLLVKAASAMSVRKDEIHQQSSAPLERSPQQKLCPPGFYMEEAIRGCAPCTDGIDYTNHSNTLPSCLLCTTCKSGEEEKNRCTPTKDTECQCKPGTFRGEDAPEFCQKCSTGCPDGKIMVMDCTPWSNINCVDQESGPPSRLMIAIIVIGLVITAVLIGCMVWCCLKDSECPACSHRPRALCSVSEPPTCTLSLGREVRQECPPHHSVDVSSLLGLFNECWHKVIGFSSIWRPQTLSNCITTKPRVDTVSGKEADRRQRPVPRCSKQTACWSCIGFDLLMAASARISEQGLLGSVL
- the LOC113897298 gene encoding tumor necrosis factor receptor superfamily member 10A-like isoform X7; this translates as MALEAVTPRQPGQRTLPDRTGQQGQRAAASSSSRAGCTQGPRPRLRGPWALIFTVLGVLLLVKAASAMSVRKDEIHQQSSAPLERSPQQKLCPPGFYMEEAIRGCAPCTDGIDYTNHSNTLPSCLLCTTCKSGEEEKNRCTPTKDTECQCKPGTFRGEDAPEFCQKCSTGCPDGKIMVMDCTPWSNINCVDQESGPPSRLMIAIIVIGLVITAVLIGCMVWCCLKGLFNECWHKVIGFSSIWRPQTLSNCITTKPRVDTVSGKEADRRQRPVPRCSKQTACWSCIGFDLLMAASARISEQGLLGSVL
- the LOC113897298 gene encoding tumor necrosis factor receptor superfamily member 10A-like isoform X3, producing the protein MTVPTINLQGPRQRTLPDRKRQRGWRALTSSIAGGPKLRFGYLVFVMGVVLWVKAASAMSVRKDEIHQQSSAPLERSPQQKLCPPGFYMEEAIRGCAPCTDGIDYTNHSNTLPSCLLCTTCKSGEEEKNRCTPTKDTECQCKPGTFRGEDAPEFCQKCSTGCPDGKIMVMDCTPWSNINCVDQESGPPSRLMIAIIVIGLVITAVLIGCMVWCCLKDSECPACSHRPRALCSVSEPPTCTLSLGREVRQECPPHHSVDVSSLLGLFNECWHKVIGFSSIWRPQTLSNCITTKPRVDTVSGKEADRRQRPVPRCSKQTACWSCIGFDLLMAASARISEQGLLGSVL
- the LOC113897298 gene encoding tumor necrosis factor receptor superfamily member 10A-like isoform X4 — translated: MTINLRGPRQRTLPDRKGQHGRRAPASSIAGGPRLRFGYLVFVMGVVLRVKAASAMSVRKDEIHQQSSAPLERSPQQKLCPPGFYMEEAIRGCAPCTDGIDYTNHSNTLPSCLLCTTCKSGEEEKNRCTPTKDTECQCKPGTFRGEDAPEFCQKCSTGCPDGKIMVMDCTPWSNINCVDQESGPPSRLMIAIIVIGLVITAVLIGCMVWCCLKDSECPACSHRPRALCSVSEPPTCTLSLGREVRQECPPHHSVDVSSLLGLFNECWHKVIGFSSIWRPQTLSNCITTKPRVDTVSGKEADRRQRPVPRCSKQTACWSCIGFDLLMAASARISEQGLLGSVL
- the LOC113897298 gene encoding tumor necrosis factor receptor superfamily member 10A-like isoform X6 — translated: MALEAVTPRQPGQRTLPDRTGQQGQRAAASSSSRAGCTQGPRPRLRGPWALIFTVLGVLLLVKAASAMSVRKDEIHQQSSAPLERSPQQKLCPPGEEEKNRCTPTKDTECQCKPGTFRGEDAPEFCQKCSTGCPDGKIMVMDCTPWSNINCVDQESGPPSRLMIAIIVIGLVITAVLIGCMVWCCLKDSECPACSHRPRALCSVSEPPTCTLSLGREVRQECPPHHSVDVSSLLGLFNECWHKVIGFSSIWRPQTLSNCITTKPRVDTVSGKEADRRQRPVPRCSKQTACWSCIGFDLLMAASARISEQGLLGSVL
- the LOC113897298 gene encoding tumor necrosis factor receptor superfamily member 10A-like isoform X2, producing MALEAVTPRQPGQRTLPDRTGQQGQRAAASSSSRAGCTQGPRPRLRGPWALIFTVLGVLLLVKAASAMSVRKDEIHQQSSAPLERSPQQKLCPPGFYMEEAIRGCAPCTDGIDYTNHSNTLPSCLLCTTCKSGEEEKNRCTPTKDTECQCKPGTFRGEDAPEFCQKCSTGCPDGKIMVMDCTPWSNINCVDQESGPPSRLMIAIIVIGLVITAVLIGCMVWCCLKDSECPACSHRPRALCSVSEPPTCTLSLGREVRQECPPHHSVDVSSLLGLFNECWHKVIGFSSIWRPQTLSNCITTKPRVDTEKKLTEDNAQSRDAASRLPVGPALVLICLWLHLPEFQNKVY
- the LOC113897298 gene encoding tumor necrosis factor receptor superfamily member 10A-like isoform X5; its protein translation is MALEAVTPRQPGQRTLPDRTGQQGQRAAASSSSRAGCTQGPRPRLRGPWALIFTVLGVLLLVKAASAMSVRKDEIHQQSSAPLERSPQQKLCPPGFYMEEAIRGCAPCTDGIDYTNHSNTLPSCLLCTTCKSGEEEKNRCTPTKDTECQCKPGTFRGEDAPEFCQKCSTGCPDGKIMVMDCTPWSNINCVDQESGPPSRLMIAIIVIGLVITAVLIGCMVWCCLKDSECPACSHRPRALCSVSEPPTCTLSLGREVRQECPPHHSVDVSSLLGLFNECWHKEKKLTEDNAQSRDAASRLPVGPALVLICLWLHLPEFQNKVY
- the LOC113897298 gene encoding tumor necrosis factor receptor superfamily member 10A-like isoform X9; the encoded protein is MALEAVTPRQPGQRTLPDRTGQQGQRAAASSSSRAGCTQGPRPRLRGPWALIFTVLGVLLLVKAASAMSVRKDEIHQQSSAPLERSPQQKLCPPGFYMEEAIRGCAPCTDGIDYTNHSNTLPSCLLCTTCKSGEEEKNRCTPTKDTECQCKPGTFRGEDAPEFCQKCSTGCPDGKIMVMDCTPWSNINCVDQESGPPSRLMIAIIVIGLVITAVLIGCMVWCCLKGLFNECWHKEKKLTEDNAQSRDAASRLPVGPALVLICLWLHLPEFQNKVY
- the LOC113897298 gene encoding tumor necrosis factor receptor superfamily member 10A-like isoform X10, producing MALEAVTPRQPGQRTLPDRTGQQGQRAAASSSSRAGCTQGPRPRLRGPWALIFTVLGVLLLVKAASAMSVRKDEIHQQSSAPLERSPQQKLCPPGFYMEEAIRGCAPCTDGIDYTNHSNTLPSCLLCTTCKSGEEEKNRCTPTKDTECQCKPGTFRGEDAPEFCQKCSTGCPDGKIMVMDCTPWSNINCVDQESGPPSRLMIAIIVIGLVITAVLIGCMVWCCLKGKEADRRQRPVPRCSKQTACWSCIGFDLLMAASARISEQGLLGSVL